From the Pseudomonas syringae KCTC 12500 genome, the window AGGAATACAACATCGTCTTGCTGGACGGCACCGTCAACGGCAAAGCCGTCAAAGGCAGCTGATAGCCTTGACCGCCCGCACCACAGAGCCCCGCTTTTTAGCGGGGCTTTTTATTGGCTGAAGGCATGCGACGCAGAGCGCCGCACGATAGTCGCGCCGGCACCGGCCCCTTCGTGAGCAAGCTCACTCCCACGCCCTTCGGGCAGAAGCGCAGAGCATCGGGCACGATAGTTGAGGTTATCGTTTCGCACGCTCCAGCGTGGGAATGCAGTTCGCGACGCTCCGCGTCGCAAAGAGGACGCGGAGCGTCTGGAACGGCGTATCCAGGCGCGTTCGGACGAGCCGACAGCGCACCCGAAGCACATGAAACATCCTTCATTTTGCCACCACTGCGCTGTAAGCCTCGTCAAGCAAGGGCTGCAGAAGATCGATTAGTTTCTGACCACCGGGGAACCTGAACAGGCTATTTACTTAGGCAGCTAACAAATCCTATAAAAGAGTCCTGCGCCACATCGCCGCAGTATCCAGAGGCCTAACCATCAAGGCCATCAAAGTCAGGAGCTTACTACTATGACTGTCAGAGTTACTGAACGCGACGACGCCCACCTCTCTCACGAAGCCGTTGCCGACGGCATCCAGATCTGGGACGTACACCAACAGGACCAACTTGTCGGCATGTTCCACGTTGAGTCCGATGCCCTTCGTTATAAGGAAGAGCTGGAAGCACTGGAAAGCCAGGGTAACCACTGAACAATTCCAAGAACAGGAAAAGACAAAACCCGCTGAATGCGGGTTTTGTTTTGACAACTCAATGACAGCGCCGTGGGCTTACCACATCAGATCGTCAGGCACCTGATACGCCGCGTACGGGTCGTCTGCATCCGGCGCTTCGGTCGGGGTGTTGAGCAGCACAATACGGCGCGGGTCACGCTCCTGGATCTTCAGCGCAGCCTCACGCGGAATGATCTCGTAACCGCCACCGTGGTGAACGATGGCCAGTGAACCGCTGCTGAGCTTGTTGCGCACCATGGCGTTGACCGGGATGCGCTTGACCTTCTTGTCGTCAACGAAGTTGTAGTAATCCTCGGTGATCAGCTTGGGCAGGCGCGACACTTCGATCAGTTGCTTGACCTGAGCAGTACGGGCCTTCTGCTCGACCTTCTCCTGCTGCTGACGGTTCAGCTCCTGATCACGCTTGGCCTTCTCGGCCATGGCCTCCTGGGCCGCACGCTTTTGCGAGTCATCGGCCTGCGCCTGACCCTTGTGCACCAGACGCTGCTCTTTCTGCTTTTCTTTGCCGACCTGCTTGGCCTGCTTTTGGTTGACCAGACCTGCCTTGAGCAACTGATCGCGAAGGGAAAGGCTCATTGTCTACTCACTTATACCGTTACCGCACACTCAGCCACAGCCGGGCGTGCTTTTTTCCTGACGTTTGGCTTCGCCCCACAACGCGTCCATTTCTTCGAGCGAGCACGCTTCGATAGGACGCTGCAGGTGGCGCAAAGCCTGTTCAATGAATCGGAAGCGTCTGTCGAACTTGCTATTGGCCGAGCGTAGCGCAGTTTCCGGGTCGACCTTAAGATGTCGGGCCAGGTTGACGACGCTGAACAGCAGGTCGCCGACTTCCTCGGCAATGCCCTCGGCGTCATTGTCGACCATGGCCTCAAGAATTTCATCGAGTTCTTCACGCACCTTGTCGACCACCGGCAAAGCCGCAGGCCAGTCGAAACCCACCTGCGCCGCACGCTTCTGCAGTTTGGCCGCACGACTCAACGCCGGCAAGGCCCGAGGCACGTCGTCGAGCAGCGACAACTGCTCGGGAACGCCGGCCTTTTCGGCACGCTCCTCGGCCTTGATTTCGTCCCAGCGAAGGTTGACCTGCTCGTCGGTCAGGCGCGGCGTTTCTGCCGGCGCGTACAGCTCGCCGGTCGGAAACACGTGCGGATGGCGACGCAGCAACTTGCGGGTAATACCGTCGATCACATCGTCGAATTCAAACCGGCCTTCCTCTTTGGCCAATTGCGCATAGAAGACCACCTGAAACAGCAGGTCTCCCAACTCGCCTTTCAGATGGTCGAGGTCGCCCTGTTCAATGGCATCGGCCACTTCATAGGCTTCTTCCAGCGTGTGCGGCACGATGCTGGCGTAGTTCTGCTTCAGGTCCCACGGGCAGCCGAACTGCGGATCACGCAGCCGGGCCATGAGGTTGAGCAGGTCTTGAACTGTGTACATAGGCTTCCTTCGGTCGCAGCGGTTTAGCTTCAAGCTTCAAGCTGCAAGCTGGAAGCCACCGCAATCCGCTTTAGCTTGCAGCTTATAGCTGCCCCTAGGGCGTCCTGTTCCTGCGCGTTTCAATGATGTTCGGCAACTGGGAAATACGCCCCAGCAACCGCCCCAGCGCGTCCAGACCCGGAATCTCGATGGTCAGGGACATAAGTGCTGTGTTGTCTTCCTTGTTCGAACGGGTGTTGACCGCCAGCACGTTGATCCGCTCGTTGAGCAGCACCTGGGTGACATCCCGGAGCAAGCCGGAACGGTCGTAGGCGCGGATGATGATGTCCACCGGATAGGTGAGCACCGGCACCGGTCCCCAGCTGACCTGAATGATCCGCTCGGGCTCGCGACCGCCCAGCTGCAGCACCGAAGCGCAATCCTGACGGTGAATGCTGACGCCACGACCCTGGGTGATATAACCGACGATGGCATCGCCCGGCAGCGGCTGGCAGCAGCCGGCCATCTGCGTCATCAGGTTGCCGACGCCCTGAATCTGAATATCGCCACGCTTGCCGGGCTTGTAGCCGGTGGCCTTGCGCGGGATCAGTTCCAGCTGTTCATTGACGCGATCAGGCTCGACCTGCTGCTGAGCCAGATTGACCAGTTGCGCCAGACGCAGATCGCCTGCGCCCAAGGCCGCGAACATGTCATCGGCAGTCTTGTGATTGGCCTTGTCCGCGAGCTTGTCGAAATCGACCTGTGGCAACGCCAGGCGCGCCAGTTCGCGTTCGATCAGGGTTCTGCCGGCAGCGACGTTCTGGTCGCGGGCCTGCAATTTGAACCAGTGAACAATCTTGGCCCGCGCCCGTGAGGTGGTGATGTACCCCAGGTTCGAGTTCAGCCAGTCGCGGCTCGGCGTACCGTGCTTGCTGGTGATGATTTCGACCTGCTCGCCGGTCTGCAGGCTGTAGTTGAGCGGTACGATTCGACCATTGATCTTCGCACCCCGGCAGTTGTGGCCGATTTCGGTGTGCACCCGATAAGCGAAGTCCAGTGGTGTCGCGCCCTTGGGCAGGTCGATGGCGTGGCCGTCCGGGGTGAAGACGTAGACGCGGTCAGGCTCGATATCGACCCGCAACTGATCGGCCAGACCGCCGATGTCGCCCAGCTCTTCATGCCATTCGAGCACCTGACGCAGCCAGGAAATCTTCTCTTCATAATGATTGGAGCCGGATTTGACGTCGGTGCCTTTATAGCGCCAGTGCGCACACACGCCCAGCTCGGCCTCTTCATGCATGGCGTGGGTGCGGATCTGCACTTCCAGCACCTTGCCTTCCGGCCCG encodes:
- a CDS encoding DUF2058 domain-containing protein, encoding MSLSLRDQLLKAGLVNQKQAKQVGKEKQKEQRLVHKGQAQADDSQKRAAQEAMAEKAKRDQELNRQQQEKVEQKARTAQVKQLIEVSRLPKLITEDYYNFVDDKKVKRIPVNAMVRNKLSSGSLAIVHHGGGYEIIPREAALKIQERDPRRIVLLNTPTEAPDADDPYAAYQVPDDLMW
- the mazG gene encoding nucleoside triphosphate pyrophosphohydrolase, whose protein sequence is MYTVQDLLNLMARLRDPQFGCPWDLKQNYASIVPHTLEEAYEVADAIEQGDLDHLKGELGDLLFQVVFYAQLAKEEGRFEFDDVIDGITRKLLRRHPHVFPTGELYAPAETPRLTDEQVNLRWDEIKAEERAEKAGVPEQLSLLDDVPRALPALSRAAKLQKRAAQVGFDWPAALPVVDKVREELDEILEAMVDNDAEGIAEEVGDLLFSVVNLARHLKVDPETALRSANSKFDRRFRFIEQALRHLQRPIEACSLEEMDALWGEAKRQEKSTPGCG
- the relA gene encoding GTP diphosphokinase — its product is MVQVRANQPINTDGSINLDAWLDHIVSVDLVLDREVMKKACEFAREAEQTDKAHKNHWAEGTSSFQTGLEIAEILADLKLDQDSLVAAVIYRGVREGLIALPEVEQRFGATVAKLIDGVLRMAAISASLSPRQSLVLGSQAQVENLRKMLVAMVDDVRVALIKLAERTCAIRAVKNADDEKRNRVAREVFDIYAPLAHRLGIGHIKWELEDLSFRYLEPDQYKQIAKLLHERRLDRERFISDVMSQLDNELQATGVTADISGRAKHIYSIWRKMQRKGLAFSQIYDVRALRVLVPEMRDCYTALGIVHTLWRHIPKEFDDYIANPKENGYRSLHTAVIGPEGKVLEVQIRTHAMHEEAELGVCAHWRYKGTDVKSGSNHYEEKISWLRQVLEWHEELGDIGGLADQLRVDIEPDRVYVFTPDGHAIDLPKGATPLDFAYRVHTEIGHNCRGAKINGRIVPLNYSLQTGEQVEIITSKHGTPSRDWLNSNLGYITTSRARAKIVHWFKLQARDQNVAAGRTLIERELARLALPQVDFDKLADKANHKTADDMFAALGAGDLRLAQLVNLAQQQVEPDRVNEQLELIPRKATGYKPGKRGDIQIQGVGNLMTQMAGCCQPLPGDAIVGYITQGRGVSIHRQDCASVLQLGGREPERIIQVSWGPVPVLTYPVDIIIRAYDRSGLLRDVTQVLLNERINVLAVNTRSNKEDNTALMSLTIEIPGLDALGRLLGRISQLPNIIETRRNRTP